One part of the Torulaspora delbrueckii CBS 1146 chromosome 8, complete genome genome encodes these proteins:
- the ORC4 gene encoding origin recognition complex subunit 4 (similar to Saccharomyces cerevisiae ORC4 (YPR162C) and RIF2 (YLR453C); ancestral locus Anc_7.516) → MKEIDADFGPLRKSKAKVDSKRILKDSAIDHEQNSVLQKITLLPIRRDSTNSVTKPKKLKDTDILNDKETEILQKIRLVTKSPSTEKVETLDPEFRRFRQYLLRSICQELPPEENKLLSHLREPEQEIDRILRQAIVQKESHSSIIIGPRESYKSFLLNRELNLLSQKYKDQFITIRLNGFIHSEQAAINGIATQLEQQLQNLRNTPIPTRKGSDISSGSLTEVFEKILRVLDSTSTTHHQKRNKNNATTKLTVIFIFDEIDTFAGPVRQSLLYNLFDMVEHARVPVCILGCTTKLNILEFLEKRVKSRFSQRIIFMPQIENLEQFVKITGELLRLDRPSAYKYGEDWNRKIDETLSDEKSELHRLVKVNYETFRSIPYFKNSIIPLIYGAPDFENLCHLIDTSGPIKEYMNNQLGNSLTSLVQSLSDLELAILICAARTALKAKDETINFNLTYAEYESMTKALNAKIPTVAKTGKSVEGSSVLFDNAIKLWKKKDVKNVWETLINLNFLTEKSAVGLRESAIAVFYASNYQLQGTTIPFDLRLYQTHVTLSDLRRIVPRSSLHYPWTQL, encoded by the coding sequence ATGAAGGAAATCGATGCTGATTTCGGACCTCTTCGTAAGTCTAAAGCAAAAGTCGATTCCAAACGTATCCTCAAAGATAGTGCAATCGATCATGAACAGAATAGTGTTTTGCAAAAGATAACGTTGCTGCCAATCAGAAGAGATAGTACCAACTCCGTTACTAAACCAAAAAAACTGAAGGATACTGATATACTCAATGACAAAGAGACTGAGATTCTACAAAAAATTCGCCTAGTAACTAAGAGTCCAAGTACGGAGAAGGTCGAAACATTGGATCCCGAATTCAGAAGGTTTAGGCAATACCTCCTGCGAAGCATATGCCAAGAATTGCCTCCCGAGGAAAACAAGTTGCTAAGTCATTTACGTGAACCAGAGCAAGAGATCGACAGGATTTTACGACAAGCGATTGTTCAGAAGGAGAGCCACTCCAGCATAATAATAGGACCGCGAGAGAGCTACAAAAGTTTTCTCTTGAACCGTGAACTTAACCTTCTGTCCCAGAAATataaagatcaattcatTACCATAAGATTAAATGGGTTCATTCATTCAGAACAAGCGGCCATCAACGGCATCGCAACACAACTGGAacaacaattgcaaaatctgCGAAACACCCCTATCCCTACCCGAAAAGGTTCAGATATCAGTAGTGGTTCCTTGACTGAggtttttgaaaagattttgagagTGCTCGACTCTACATCTACCACACACCATCAAAAAAGGAATAAAAATAACGCCACTACCAAGCTTACCGTCATATTCATATTTGACGAAATTGATACATTTGCAGGGCCAGTAAGACAATCCCTACTTTATAATTTGTTCGATATGGTTGAACACGCAAGAGTTCCAGTTTGCATCCTAGGCTGTACAACAAAATTGAATATTCTCGAGTTCTTGGAAAAGAGAGTGAAGAGTAGATTTTCCCAAAGAATCATCTTTATGCCCCAAATTGAGAATCTCGAACAGTTTGTCAAAATTACTGGAGAATTATTAAGACTAGACCGTCCCTCAGCTTATAAATATGGTGAAGATTGGAATcgaaagattgatgaaacGCTGTCGGATGAAAAGTCAGAGCTACATCGCCTGGTCAAAGTGAATTATGAAACTTTTCGATCGATACCGTATTTCAAGAATAGCATCATACCACTAATTTATGGCGCGCCAGATTTCGAAAACCTGTGTCATTTAATAGATACCAGCGGTCCGATCAAGGAATACATGAACAATCAACTAGGGAATAGCCTAACATCATTAGTTCAGTCGCTGTCGGACTTAGAGCTTGCTATACTCATATGTGCAGCTCGTACTGCGCTGAAAGCCAAGGATGAAACgataaatttcaatctGACCTACGCAGAATACGAAAGCATGACAAAAGCTCTCAACGCTAAGATCCCGACGGTTGCAAAAACCGGCAAATCAGTAGAAGGATCATCAGTGCTCTTTGACAATGCAATAAAGTTGTGGAAAAAAAAGGATGTGAAAAACGTATGGGAAACTTTGATCAATCTGAACTTTTTGACGGAGAAGTCTGCTGTCGGTTTACGTGAGTCAGCTATTGCGGTCTTCTATGCAAGTAATTATCAGCTTCAAGGAACTACGATCCCGTTTGACTTGAGATTGTATCAAACGCATGTCACACTATCAGATCTCAGGCGCATTGTTCCTAGATCGTCACTTCACTACCCATGGACTCAACTATAG
- the SGV1 gene encoding cyclin-dependent serine/threonine protein kinase SGV1 (similar to Saccharomyces cerevisiae SGV1 (YPR161C); ancestral locus Anc_7.515), translating into MMGDNPQDAAKKGDFKYKIGKVKQTPSVKTDPKTGNSYIELKATPEEKVYGCTKFSGHYKEEKKLGQGTFGEVYKGIHLETQRQVAMKRIIVNVEKDLFPITAQREITILRRLDHKNIIKLIEVVYDQSPSATSRPDQAQASRNNSPAKSFYMILPYIVSDLSGILHNPRINLKLGDIKNMMLQLLESINYIHCQKFMHRDIKTANILIDHNGVLKLADFGLARIYYGAPPNSRYPGGAGSGAKYTSVVVTRWYRAPELVLGDKTYTTAVDIWGAGCVFAEFFEKKPILQGSSDIDQGHVIFKLLGTPSEADWPLARYLPGAELTRTKYPGTLKERFGSFLNDTGLDFLQQLLALDPYKRLTAMSAVHHPFFKEEPLPSTKLELPCEESHESDIKRYKEEMQQAMSQKAPSAPQGHVTESLNVPRAPKGNLPKAPARNLFPKGPAAMPGSHATTRNPAVPPPFNRTSSRYENGSNSTVNPGFRSNGANGYRAGEASSRYGHETASRNPNVAARLPTGPQGSRYNGRPVETTGANTNRPRVEFSTAKNSNYVQRQSDKSGDSKRWGQRQERQLHAGLPARPRSDTRNTPAQPRQSQQQEERQSPSAPTEQKKPGEEVGKKEASNLADLY; encoded by the coding sequence ATGATGGGAGATAATCCACAAGATGCGGCGAAAAAGGGCGACTTCAAATACAAGATTGGGAAGGTCAAACAGACGCCTTCGGTCAAGACAGATCCCAAGACTGGAAACAGTTACATAGAGCTGAAGGCTACACCGGAAGAAAAAGTCTATGGATGCACCAAATTTAGTGGTCATTataaggaagaaaagaagcTGGGTCAGGGTACTTTCGGTGAAGTGTACAAGGGCATACATTTAGAAACACAAAGACAGGTTGCCATGAAGAGAATCATAGTCAATGTTGagaaagatcttttccCAATAACGGCTCAAAGAGAGATTACAATCTTAAGACGACTAGATCAtaaaaatatcatcaaattgattgaGGTAGTGTATGATCAATCACCATCGGCAACCAGCCGCCCCGATCAGGCACAAGCTTCGCGAAACAACTCTCCAGCCAAGTCATTTTACATGATTTTACCATACATCGTATCGGATCTTTCAGGTATTTTGCATAATCCTAGAATCAATTTAAAGCTAGGCGACATCAAGAATATGATGCTGCAACTTTTGGAGAGTATCAACTACATTCACTGTCAAAAATTCATGCATAGAGATATCAAAACAGCCAACATCCTCATAGACCATAACGGAGTTCTGAAACTGGCAGATTTTGGTTTAGCCAGGATATATTACGGGGCACCACCAAATTCGCGATATCCTGGTGGTGCGGGTTCAGGGGCCAAGTACACTTCTGTAGTGGTCACTAGGTGGTATAGGGCGCCGGAACTTGTGTTAGGAGATAAGACTTACACAACAGCGGTTGATATCTGGGGGGCTGGATGTGTATTTGCAgaattctttgagaagaaacctATTCTACAAGGTTCTTCCGACATAGATCAGGGGCATgtcattttcaaattgctAGGAACTCCTAGTGAAGCGGACTGGCCGCTTGCTAGATATTTGCCTGGTGCAGAGCTTACTAGAACCAAATATCCAGGgacattgaaagaaaggtTTGGTAGTTTCCTGAATGACACTGGTTTAGATTTCTTGCAACAGCTGCTTGCCCTAGATCCTTACAAGAGATTGACGGCCATGTCAGCTGTTCATCacccatttttcaaagaagagccGCTACCATCGACTAAACTAGAATTACCTTGTGAAGAAAGTCATGAATCAGATATCAAGCGATACAAGGAAGAAATGCAGCAAGCAATGTCTCAAAAGGCCCCGTCAGCACCTCAAGGTCATGTAACAGAGAGTTTGAATGTTCCTCGAGCTCCCAAAGGCAACCTTCCAAAGGCACCAgcaagaaatcttttccCTAAAGGACCTGCTGCGATGCCAGGATCTCACGCTACAACGCGAAACCCAGCTGTTCCACCACCTTTCAATCGAACTTCGTCTCGATATGAGAATGGTAGTAATTCAACAGTGAACCCCGGTTTCAGGTCCAATGGGGCCAATGGTTACAGAGCAGGAGAAGCAAGCAGTCGTTACGGTCATGAAACGGCTTCCCGAAATCCCAATGTGGCAGCTCGATTACCAACCGGACCTCAAGGCTCAAGGTACAACGGCAGACCGGTGGAAACGACAGGCGCAAACACTAATCGTCCCAGGGTAGAATTTAGTACTGCCAAGAACAGTAACTACGTTCAACGGCAGTCGGACAAATCAGGCGATAGTAAGAGATGGGGTCAAAGACAAGAACGGCAACTACATGCAGGGCTCCCAGCACGTCCCCGCAGTGATACACGAAATACCCCAGCTCAGCCAAGGCAAAGCCagcaacaagaagaacgcCAAAGCCCGTCTGCCCCAACAGAGCAGAAAAAGCCAGGCGAAGAAGTCGGCAAGAAGGAGGCCAGCAATCTAGCCGACCTTTACTAA
- the SST2 gene encoding GTPase-activating protein SST2 (similar to Saccharomyces cerevisiae SST2 (YLR452C); ancestral locus Anc_7.514), translated as MTDIIPCTTLHELASKTFSRTPNGVIFTDDIKMIYSTFLICLKLKEESPELKRWYSPFGKSHHAFSFSMEEGVERMGNLKLSVDMTTTSIEICYNIQPELAYHLIRTFMEAKLLHTPADRTRSMPKNKSILQPTPKGVGILQKYVRRIGLKSLPPILLSDFNSMEIFTFERSPVTDSIIYSNRLICILLNKMMGSGPNVWSPEKSPDKIPSLSKLLEYNSDIFSFETVDYKAFGGFERELEGHQHTSWFDQLSTERLHDENRTSPLAHRFFTNPDSDSHVQYYSTDCGLRISKSKIFGSPKVLFDYCFTTKAIWQWVMDCTDIMYPKEAVSAAALFLKAGLVVPILFPPSENLNRKFCISRTSYYTLSRRAWDVVQWNTEKGIRRSICNFSNLLSDDPNKHNSDATSINYKGEMVMTERPGSSLSDSDRTTVQIRSQVKDIDEILRDPGMKYLFRQHLENEFCAENLDAFVDIRKFLKKMSLLKNLIESKHASDFKTKKTRPRCSDSNIQAAIESALVRQANECLELGYHIYSSYIVVNAPYQLNIDHNLRESINRVMLHASTPSAIESKLGNELLKTCSSIELSATSAQLSNSLSICRYSYLNQSEMNFQSGVHTPKVVKSTTSIQANEEKKRRSTLALKAKNLLTMKENKLQKTFKILKTLYPLLENVNQDLHRLMRKDSLQKFVTSDLYQDAVTFLEVS; from the coding sequence ATGACTGATATTATACCGTGTACTACACTTCATGAGCTTGCATCAAAGACATTTTCTCGCACACCAAATGGCGTTATCTTCACAGATGACATCAAGATGATTTATTCAACTTTCTTAATATGCCTTAagttgaaggaagagaGTCCGGAGCTCAAGAGATGGTATTCTCCGTTTGGCAAAAGTCATCATGCTTTTTCCTTTTCCATGGAGGAAGGTGTTGAGAGGATGGGAAATCTAAAACTTTCAGTCGATATGACCACTACTTCCATTGAAATCTGCTATAATATCCAGCCAGAGTTGGCTTACCATTTGATTAGAACGTTTATGGAAGCTAAGCTTCTACATACCCCTGCGGATAGGACTCGCAGCATGCCAAAAAACAAATCGATCTTACAACCTACTCCGAAAGGTGTTGGTatacttcaaaaatatgTCAGAAGGATtggtttgaaaagtttacCACCTATCTTGCTTTCGGACTTCAATTCAATGGAGATCTTCACCTTCGAAAGAAGTCCTGTGACAGATTCCATAATTTACAGCAATCGCTTAATATGCATACTGCTAAACAAGATGATGGGCTCTGGTCCTAACGTCTGGTCTCCAGAAAAAAGTCCAGATAAAATCCCTTCACTCTCTAAGCTTTTGGAATATAATAGTGATATCTTCAGTTTTGAAACTGTCGACTACAAAGCATTTGGCGGGTTTGAAAGGGAACTTGAAGGCCATCAACACACTTCATGGTTTGACCAGCTTTCCACGGAGAGATTGCATGATGAGAATAGAACTTCACCGTTGGCTCATAGGTTTTTCACCAATCCTGACTCAGATTCTCATGTACAATACTACTCTACTGATTGCGGATTAAGAATAAGTAAATCGAAAATCTTTGGCAGTCCTAAAGTTCTCTTTGATTATTGCTTTACAACAAAAGCTATTTGGCAATGGGTAATGGATTGTACTGACATCATGTACCCAAAAGAGGCCGTATCTGCGGCTGCCCTATTCCTGAAAGCAGGTCTGGTTGTCCCGATTCTCTTTCCACCTTCTGAGAACCTCAATCGTAAATTTTGCATTAGCAGAACGTCATACTACACTTTGAGCAGGCGGGCGTGGGATGTTGTACAATGGAACACAGAGAAAGGCATAAGGAGATCGATATgcaacttttcaaatttattGTCTGACGATCCAAACAAGCATAACAGTGACGCCACCTCGATAAATTATAAGGGAGAAATGGTTATGACAGAACGTCCAGGTAGTTCACTGTCAGATTCAGATCGGACCACCGTTCAAATCAGATCTCAGGTCAAAGAcatcgatgaaattctTCGTGACCCCGGTATGAAGTATCTCTTCAGGCAACATTTAGAGAATGAGTTTTGCGCAGAGAATTTAGATGCTTTCGTTGACATAAGGAAGTTCTTAAAGAAAATGagtctcttgaagaacctAATAGAGTCAAAGCATGCGAGCGACTTTAAGACCAAAAAGACGAGACCAAGATGTTCGGACAGTAATATCCAAGCCGCCATAGAGTCTGCTTTAGTCAGACAGGCGAATGAATGCCTTGAGCTGGGATATCATATTTATTCCTCTTACATTGTGGTTAATGCACCATATCAGTTAAATATTGATCACAACCTGCGCGAGTCTATCAATAGGGTTATGCTGCACGCATCAACACCATCGGCAATAGAGAGTAAACTGGGCAATGAGCTACTGAAAACTTGCagctcaattgagctctCAGCGACGTCCGCTCAGTTGAGTAACTCATTGAGTATTTGTAGGTACAGCTATCTTAACCAGTCCGAGATGAATTTTCAAAGTGGCGTACATACTCCAAAAGTTGTCAAGTCGACTACATCGATACAAGCgaatgaagagaagaaaagacGGTCGACATTAGCTCTTAAGGCTAAAAATTTGCTCacaatgaaagaaaataaaCTCCAAAAGACTTTCAAAATACTTAAAACCCTGTATCCTCTGTTGGAAAATGTTAATCAAGATCTGCACCGCTTAATGCGAAAGGACTCGCTGCAAAAGTTTGTAACGTCGGACCTGTACCAAGATGCTGTGACGTTCTTGGAGGTGTCATAA
- the GCD11 gene encoding translation initiation factor eIF2 subunit gamma (similar to Saccharomyces cerevisiae GCD11 (YER025W); ancestral locus Anc_7.513), whose translation MSDLQDREPSIIINGNLEPEQEEIYEEDQVMEEQLGQLEDEKPKKKVTFGGLDEADDEETRKREFEEGGGLPEQPENPDFTQLNPCSPEIINRQATINIGTIGHVAHGKSTVVRAISGVQTVRFKDELERNITIKLGYANAKIYKCQEPSCPEPDCYRSFKSDKEINPKCQRPGCPGRYKLVRHVSFVDCPGHDILMSTMLSGAAVMDAALLLIAGNESCPQPQTSEHLAAIEIMKLKNVIILQNKVDLMREESALEHEKSILKFIRGTIADGAPIVPISAQLKYNIDAVNEFIVKTIPVPPRDFMISPRLIVIRSFDVNKPGAEIEDLKGGVAGGSILNGVFKLGDEIEIRPGIVTKDERGKIQCKPIFSNIVSLFAEQNDLKFAVPGGLIGVGTKVDPTLCRADRLVGQVVGAKGHLPNIYTDIEINYFLLRRLLGVKTDGQKQAKVRKLEPNEVLMVNIGSTATGARVVAVKADMARLQLTSPACTEVNEKIALSRRIEKHWRLIGWATIKRGTTLEPIF comes from the coding sequence atgagTGACTTGCAGGATCGTGAGCCAAGTATTATCATTAATGGGAACCTGGAACCCGAGCAGGAAGAGATTtatgaagaagatcaagttATGGAAGAGCAATTGGGTCAACTAGAGGATgaaaagccaaagaaaaaagTCACCTTCGGTGGATTAGATGAggctgatgatgaagagacaagaaaaagagaatttgaagaggGCGGTGGGTTGCCAGAACAACCAGAAAACCCAGATTTCACGCAGTTGAACCCATGTTCACCAGAGATTATCAATAGACAAGCCACTATAAATATTGGTACAATTGGTCATGTTGCACACGGTAAATCTACTGTTGTAAGAGCCATTTCTGGTGTGCAAACTGTCCGTTTCAAGGATGAGTTGGAACGTAACATTACCATCAAGTTGGGTTATGCCAATGCTAAGATTTACAAATGTCAAGAACCCTCGTGTCCTGAACCAGACTGTTatagatctttcaaatctgATAAGGAGATTAACCCTAAGTGTCAGAGACCTGGTTGTCCCGGTCGTTATAAATTAGTGCGTCATGTGTCATTTGTGGATTGTCCCGGTCACGATATTCTAATGAGTACCATGTTGTCAGGTGCAGCAGTTATGGATGCGGCTTTACTACTGATTGCAGGTAATGAATCCTGTCCGCAACCACAAACCTCTGAACATTTGGCAGCTATCGAGATtatgaagttgaaaaatgttATCATTCTACAAAACAAAGTCGATTTGATGCGTGAAGAGAGTGCATTGGAACATGAGAAATCGATCTTGAAGTTCATTAGAGGTACAATTGCCGATGGTGCTCCAATTGTTCCAATTTCTGCTCAACTGAAATATAACATTGATGCCGTTAACGAATTTATTGTCAAGACCATTCCAGTGCCACCAAGGGACTTTATGATCTCTCCCCGTCTGATCGTCATTCGTTCCTTCGATGTGAACAAACCAGGTgctgagattgaagatttgaaggGTGGTGTTGCTGGTGGTTCTATTCTAAACGGTGTTTTCAAACTAGGTGacgaaattgaaattaGACCAGGTATTGTGACTAAGGATGAACGAGGTAAGATTCAATGTAAGCCAATTTTTTCCAACATTGTATCTCTATTTGCTGAACAAAACGATTTGAAGTTCGCCGTTCCTGGTGGTCTTATCGGTGTTGGTACTAAGGTTGACCCAACGCTATGTAGAGCCGATCGTTTGGTCGGTCAAGTAGTTGGTGCAAAGGGTCATCTACCAAATATCTACACAGACATTGAAATAAACTATTTCTTGCTGCGTCGTCTGCTAGGTGTCAAGACTGACGGCCAAAAGCAAGCCAAGGTCAGAAAGTTGGAGCCAAATGAAGTTCTTATGGTAAATATTGGTTCCACAGCCACCGGTGCTCGTGTGGTTGCTGTCAAGGCTGATATGGCAAGATTGCAACTAACATCCCCTGCATGTACAGAAGTTAACGAAAAGATCGCATTGTCAAGACGTATCGAAAAGCACTGGCGTTTAATTGGTTGGGCTACTATCAAGAGAGGTACCACATTAGAACCAATCTTTTAA
- the LEU3 gene encoding leucine-responsive transcriptional regulator LEU3 (similar to Saccharomyces cerevisiae LEU3 (YLR451W); ancestral locus Anc_7.512), with product MSPSQSESDLSAFEGNGNSKRGSIRESGSSRKKFACVECRQQKSKCDAHERAPEPCTKCAKKDVPCILKRDFRRTYKRARNEAIEKRFKELTRTLTNLSSEDILKKIEQEQKDLLSGQNFTKEKLKIKKLSTTQSNVSSSVPSWDIEEITNGDADATEDNKVENEQCSISDQQLVCSPKSLGEVYMSSDDIAELFQEFATKYHPFLPVVDISRGAESIYSLSPCLFWVILLIGLRRKSGAIDLMTKLSSLVKSILAEITISPIIRYTPSENDEPVLNVASVYSVQAFLLYTFWPPLTSSLSADTSWNTIGTAMFQAIRVGLNCAEFSKEYESANSELISEQVRTWVCCNVVSQIIASSFGFPAYVSFDHAVIIATAENQDKNERHRVPLPIKQMAQIAHFENQVISTMNSNPSNELGMVGGEQKQPLLHVLNQQLSQLEMNLEENNLDSMRKFLLLVAKVHLLTYYFTDTFPKHKKESTDVRLMSLSEIASNFETKRGLVRVFNAAIDLLGHSTKMWQTDPAIIKYFPGVFVLNIWQSACIISKLVHSSLSAVLDIDRGKKAYQDAVSLTFNASVLKHDMAYRSSAIMKSIWSMFANMHGDWKRDKVCQVDKFANDFNLGISIKSRMSVSVFFDCLYILREKCGMAKIRREAQQLEDEEDYDEEDENNSEEQRAAQRRTLSRIRHPEESARKIIKTTPLDPNPINAANTSSGSSLASPNSQPADVLSLNGILNKSSPRNIPMALEEPNALTNNPSLQEEDQQSLVPSLFGLPERSIDPSPGHNPQLALPEHWDNWESDSVWRDVDILMNEFAFNPTV from the coding sequence AGTGGAAGCAGTAGGAAGAAATTTGCTTGTGTTGAATGCCGACAGCAGAAATCTAAGTGCGATGCTCATGAGAGAGCACCGGAGCCCTGTACCAAATGTGCTAAGAAAGATGTGCCTtgcattttgaagagagaTTTCAGAAGAACTTATAAACGTGCACGGAATGAAGCTATTGAGAAAAGGTTTAAAGAACTTACGAGAACTCTAACTAATTTGAGCTCAGAAGatatattgaagaagattgaaCAGGAACAGAAAGATTTGTTGAGTGGACAGAACTTCACTAAGGAAAAGTTAAaaataaagaaattgagcaCTACGCAATCAAATGTTTCTTCGTCCGTTCCTTCTTGGGATATCGAAGAGATCACCAACGGCGATGCTGATGCGACGGAAGATAACAAAGTGGAAAATGAGCAATGCTCAATAAGCGATCAACAACTGGTATGCTCGCCTAAAAGCCTTGGTGAAGTTTACATGTCAAGTGATGATATCGCAGAACTGTTTCAAGAGTTCGCAACAAAATATCACCCTTTCCTGCCGGTTGTCGACATTTCAAGAGGTGCAGAAAGTATATACTCACTCTCACCATGCTTATTTTGGGTCATACTATTGATAGGGCTGCGCCGAAAGTCTGGTGCTATTGATCTCATGACCAAGTTGTCAAGCTTGGTGAAATCTATTCTGGCAGAGATTACAATATCACCTATCATACGATATACGCCTTCCGAGAATGACGAACCTGTTTTGAACGTTGCATCTGTTTATTCCGTTCAAGCATTTCTACTGTACACATTTTGGCCACCGTTGACTTCCTCACTGAGTGCCGATACTTCTTGGAACACAATTGGTACAGCTATGTTCCAGGCGATAAGAGTAGGCCTCAATTGCGCTGAATTTTCGAAAGAATATGAGTCTGCAAATTCTGAGCTGATAAGCGAACAGGTGAGAACATGGGTTTGCTGCAACGTTGTCTCACAAATAATTGCATCATCCTTCGGTTTCCCTGCATATGTGTCATTCGATCATGCCGTGATAATAGCCACAGCAGAGAACCAGGACAAAAATGAACGTCACAGAGTACCTCTTCCAATCAAACAAATGGCACAAATTGCACATTTCGAGAATCAGGTCATAAGTACCATGAATTCGAATCCTTCCAACGAACTTGGGATGGTCGGCGGTGAACAGAAGCAACCGTTGTTACATGTGCTAAACCAGCAGCTGAGTCAACTAGAAATGAATCTGGAAGAGAACAATTTGGACAGTATGAGAAAATTTCTGTTATTGGTTGCTAAAGTTCATCTCCTCACGTACTACTTTACAGATACATTTCCCAAGCATAAAAAGGAGTCTACTGATGTTAGATTGATGTCTCTGTCAGAGATCGCATCTAATTTTGAGACCAAACGAGGCTTGGTGAGAGTTTTCAATGCagcaattgatctcttggGGCACTCAACGAAGATGTGGCAAACTGATCCAGCGATAATCAAATATTTTCCGGGTGTCTTTGTCCTGAATATTTGGCAATCTGCATGTATAATAAGCAAACTGGTGCACTCGTCACTCTCCGCGGTCCTAGACATTGATAGAGGCAAGAAAGCGTATCAGGATGCTGTGTCGCTGACTTTCAATGCGTCAGTGCTAAAACACGACATGGCTTATAGATCATCGGCAATCATGAAAAGCATATGGAGCATGTTTGCCAATATGCATGGAGATTGGAAAAGAGACAAAGTTTGTCAAGTTGATAAGTTTGCCAACGATTTCAATCTGGGAATCAGCATCAAATCTCGAATGTCTGTCAGCGTATTCTTCGACTGTCTCTATATACTGAGAGAAAAATGCGGTATGGCCAAGataagaagagaagcaCAACAGTTggaggatgaagaggattacgacgaggaagatgagaacAACAGTGAAGAACAACGAGCCGCACAGAGAAGAACATTATCCAGAATTAGGCACCCTGAGGAAAGCGCAAGAAAAATTATAAAGACAACTCCGCTAGATCCCAATCCAATCAATGCGGCGAACACCAGTAGTGGTAGCAGTCTAGCTTCGCCCAACAGTCAACCCGCAGACGTCTTGAGTCTCAATGGTATTCTAAACAAGAGTTCCCCGAGGAACATCCCAATGGCATTAGAAGAACCGAACGCTCTAACGAACAATCCCTCtctacaagaagaagaccaaCAATCGCTAGTGCCATCTCTATTCGGTCTACCTGAAAGATCAATAGATCCCAGTCCAGGACACAATCCGCAATTAGCCCTCCCAGAACACTGGGACAACTGGGAATCAGATTCTGTCTGGAGGGACGTCGATATTCTAATGAACGAATTTGCATTCAATCCAACGGTTTAG